The Meriones unguiculatus strain TT.TT164.6M chromosome 1, Bangor_MerUng_6.1, whole genome shotgun sequence genome has a segment encoding these proteins:
- the LOC110559130 gene encoding olfactory receptor 6Z7-like encodes MEKPLELGNMTRVQEFVLLGLSTRLVIRDALFAVFLTLYLLTLLENTLIIYLICSHSELHKPMYFFLGNLSCLEMCYVSVTMPTLLLGLWTGPCHVPFTGCMTQLFFFISLICTECTLLASMAYDRYVAICRPLHYPLLMRPQVCLGLALSSWLGGLLVSVIKTACIASLSYCGPNVLNHFFCDVSPLLNLSCTHVALTELVDFISAIVILWGSLLVAMASYVAIGRTVLGMPSAAARHKAFSTCASHLVVVGIFYSATIFIYARPSRIEAMDLNKVLSVIYTVVTPMCNPIIYCLRNREVQLAFRRTMHWSSV; translated from the coding sequence atgGAAAAGCCACTTGAGTTGGGCAACATGACTAGAGTCCAGGAGTTTGTCTTACTGGGCTTGTCCACAAGGCTGGTCATAAGGGATGCCCTGTTTGCAGTCTTCCTGACTCTCTACCTGCTGACACTCCTGGAGAACACACTCATCATCTATCTCATCTGCAGTCACAGTGAGCTCCACAagcccatgtacttcttcctgggCAACCTCAGCTGCCTGGAGATGTGTTATGTGTCAGTCACCATGCCCACCCTACTCTTGGGGCTGTGGACAGGACCCTGCCATGTTCCATTCACAGGTTGCATGACCCAgctcttcttcttcatctctctcaTCTGCACAGAGTGCACCCTCCTGGCCTCCATGgcttatgaccgctatgtggccatctgccgCCCACTGCACTACCCACTGCTCATGAGGCCACAGGTCTGCCTGGGCTTAGCCTTGTCTTCATGGCTTGGTGGGCTGCTGGTCTCAGTTATCAAAACAGCATGCATCGCAAGCCTGTCCTATTGTGGTCCCAATGTACTCAACCACTTCTTCTGTGATGTCTCTCCTCTTCTTAACCTGTCCTGTACCCATGTGGCCCTCACGGAGCTGGTAGACTTTATCTCAGCCATTGTCATCCTCTGGGGTTCACTCCTTGTGGCCATGGCCTCCTATGTGGCTATTGGTAGAACAGTTCTGGGAATGCCATCAGCTGCTGCCCGCCACAAAGCCTTCTCCACCTGCGCCTCCCACTTGGTAGTGGTGGGCATCTTCTACTCAGCCACTATCTTCATCTATGCCCGTCCCAGCCGCATAGAGGCCATGGACCTCAATAAAGTGTTGTCTGTCATCTACACGGTGGTCACACCCATGTGCAACCCAATAATCTACTGTCTGAGGAACAGAGAGGTGCAATTAGCTTTTCGTAGAACCATGCACTGGTCCTCAGTTTGA